From a region of the Acinetobacter larvae genome:
- a CDS encoding Arm DNA-binding domain-containing protein, with amino-acid sequence MSNTFKINKSFVDKTEFASSDQKIYRDSSLVGFALRVTKNSKVYIVERRKDGTLYRIVMAKHTEITAAEARTKAEVLLAQIASGEDPRKPKSTRRDIPMLLQAYNEYIEEKNLKKSSINSYRKQMYGYLVTYHKWRLDQFTRQDIVDIFKEISKGSKAQANSTMRMQRWLRCFEQLKVFL; translated from the coding sequence ATGTCAAACACATTTAAAATCAATAAGTCTTTCGTTGATAAAACAGAATTTGCTTCAAGTGACCAGAAAATATACAGAGATTCTTCGCTGGTTGGCTTTGCTCTACGTGTCACTAAAAACTCAAAAGTCTACATTGTTGAACGTCGAAAAGACGGCACACTCTATCGTATAGTAATGGCTAAACATACTGAAATCACAGCTGCAGAAGCTCGAACGAAAGCTGAAGTTCTACTTGCTCAGATAGCGAGTGGTGAAGATCCACGCAAGCCAAAGTCTACACGTCGTGATATTCCAATGCTGCTGCAAGCATATAATGAATATATTGAAGAAAAAAATTTAAAAAAAAGTAGCATCAATTCATATCGAAAACAGATGTATGGATACTTGGTCACATATCATAAATGGCGCTTAGATCAATTTACACGCCAAGACATTGTAGATATTTTTAAAGAAATTTCAAAAGGCAGTAAAGCACAGGCAAACTCTACAATGCGTATGCAGCGGTGGCTCCGATGTTTTGAACAACTAAAAGTCTTTTTATAA
- a CDS encoding IS3 family transposase (programmed frameshift) encodes MARRPRRNHSDDFKAKVALAAIKGEKTLAELSADFDIHQNQIIDWKNQLIAASAQAFANPKKDTEPQVDLKKLHAKIGEQALEIGFFRKCVEETGPLQPQKLIDDSQQLSVTRQAKLLKVSRGSYYYRPKPTSDSDLKLMRRIDELHLMYPFAGSRMMRDLLRGEGHHIGRRHTRTLMKKMEIRVLYRKPNLSKPNKAHRKYPYLLRGLEITHSNQVWATDITYIPMAKGFVYLCAILDWHSRKVLAHRVSISMESDFCIEALNEAIQKYGAPEIFNTDQGSQFTSDAFISVLTTHEIKISMDGKGRWMDNVMVERLWRSVKYEEVYLKAYSNVADARCQLKLYIDFYNHKRPHSSLDKLTPNEFYYDQLPKQKQVA; translated from the exons ATGGCGCGTAGACCAAGAAGAAATCATTCAGATGACTTTAAAGCAAAGGTAGCACTTGCTGCAATCAAAGGTGAAAAAACACTTGCTGAGCTAAGTGCTGACTTTGATATTCATCAGAACCAAATTATAGACTGGAAGAATCAACTCATCGCTGCGTCAGCACAAGCCTTTGCAAACCCTAAAAAGGACACAGAGCCGCAAGTCGATTTAAAAAAGCTACATGCTAAAATTGGTGAACAAGCTTTGGAAATTG GATTTTTTAGAAAGTGTGTTGAAGAAACTGGGCCGCTTCAACCACAAAAGTTAATAGACGATTCACAGCAGCTTTCAGTGACTAGGCAAGCCAAGTTACTGAAGGTCTCTCGTGGTAGCTATTACTACCGCCCTAAACCAACAAGCGATTCAGATTTAAAGCTGATGCGTCGTATTGATGAGTTACATCTCATGTACCCCTTTGCAGGGAGCCGAATGATGCGTGATCTATTGCGAGGAGAAGGTCATCATATTGGCCGACGTCATACTCGGACACTGATGAAAAAAATGGAGATACGTGTGCTGTATCGCAAGCCTAATTTGAGTAAGCCAAATAAGGCTCATCGAAAGTACCCTTATTTACTTAGGGGGCTTGAAATTACGCATAGCAATCAGGTCTGGGCAACCGACATCACCTATATCCCAATGGCGAAAGGATTTGTGTACTTATGCGCGATTTTAGACTGGCACAGTCGTAAAGTGTTGGCACATCGAGTATCGATTAGCATGGAGTCAGATTTTTGTATTGAGGCTTTAAATGAAGCTATTCAAAAATATGGTGCCCCAGAAATATTTAATACGGATCAAGGGAGTCAATTCACCAGTGATGCATTTATCAGTGTTCTTACAACACATGAGATTAAAATCAGTATGGATGGCAAAGGCCGTTGGATGGATAATGTCATGGTTGAACGCTTATGGCGAAGTGTTAAATATGAGGAGGTTTATCTCAAGGCGTACAGCAATGTTGCTGATGCAAGATGCCAATTAAAGCTGTACATTGATTTTTATAATCACAAACGACCTCACTCGAGTCTAGACAAATTAACACCGAATGAGTTTTACTATGACCAGTTACCTAAACAAAAACAGGTAGCTTAA
- a CDS encoding DUF7079 family protein — protein sequence MLFKFPGPLLFYNVAPVCSINLEQTIPIIWAGFSKDELIREIGARGIRSIHQITWQRKLAAKLYKFKYRKDWELLKSFLNDK from the coding sequence GTGTTGTTCAAATTTCCTGGGCCACTTCTGTTTTATAATGTCGCGCCAGTTTGCTCAATCAATCTTGAGCAAACGATCCCCATTATTTGGGCTGGGTTTAGTAAAGATGAGCTCATTAGGGAGATTGGCGCGCGTGGGATTCGCTCAATACATCAGATCACTTGGCAGAGAAAATTGGCAGCAAAATTGTATAAGTTTAAGTATAGGAAAGATTGGGAGTTATTAAAGTCATTTTTGAATGATAAATGA
- the glnE gene encoding bifunctional [glutamate--ammonia ligase]-adenylyl-L-tyrosine phosphorylase/[glutamate--ammonia-ligase] adenylyltransferase — protein sequence MNHEQLHRTLAASQYAELVWSLQQDALMQEYAVDQFQHGLSTAEIQRILAHAIAGIDNEQQWMQAVRLLRARLMFRWIWQDVNNQIAVMQLTRELSDFADACIVAAKAFAYPPLATKYGEPIGYGGEKQDLIVIAMGKLGAQELNLSSDIDLIFAFDEQGESNGRKCIDVQQFCILWGQKLIYLLDHITSEGFVFRVDMRLRPWGDGSALALSHVALEKYLSQHGREWERYAWIKARVVTGGADGEALLAMTRPFVFRKYVDYTAFEAMREMKAMIEREVQRRNIIDDIKLGAGGIREVEFIVQVFQLIYGGSKLELQDRQCLQSLHHLGEVELLEPDAVNDLADAYLFLRRVEHAIQALNDQQTQSLPQEPELQQRLLIHLGFEDWDQFIAILNQKRQRVIYQFDHLIKDKAYDSPNENLSLLEQKLDALLDQDARNLLHEFRYGHAIKKLTAKAIKRLKEFWPHLVEAILQSEQPQIALVRLMPLVESVMRRTVYLVMLIESKGALQRLVKMATVSPWICEELTQYPVLLDEFLSMDFELPQRQDLEDALRQQLLRIEIDQVEDLMRVLRLFKKSNVLAVAASDVLAESPLMKVSDALTDIAEVSVQATLRLAYQTVAKKYGYPLDAEGQRCHLQHLAFVVIGYGKVGGIELGYGSDLDLVFIHYFDEQADTDGLKPITGFEFAMKVAQKFLSFMTTQTLDGRVYEVDTRLRPSGEAGLLVTSFKAFEQYQLKSAWLWEHQALVRARSIAGTQELREKFEQLRCRILTMPRQEQDVRREVLNMRQKMKDHLGSSKEQKKHGIFHLKQDAGGIVDIEFMAQYVVLAWSGTNHDLAHYSDNVRILEDAARVGRLSSDDATALIRAYLCERAESHRLALANHSMQVRAADWLDTRQVVYTLWQRLIDPNANDALECE from the coding sequence ATGAATCATGAACAATTGCATAGAACTTTAGCCGCCAGCCAATACGCAGAATTGGTATGGTCATTACAACAAGATGCTTTAATGCAAGAGTATGCAGTTGATCAGTTTCAGCATGGCTTAAGTACGGCAGAAATACAGCGCATTTTAGCTCATGCAATCGCGGGGATTGATAACGAACAACAGTGGATGCAAGCGGTACGATTATTACGTGCCCGTTTGATGTTTCGTTGGATTTGGCAGGATGTCAATAATCAAATCGCCGTCATGCAGTTAACACGAGAGTTATCCGATTTTGCTGATGCTTGTATTGTTGCAGCCAAAGCATTTGCCTATCCACCTTTGGCGACCAAGTACGGTGAACCAATAGGCTATGGTGGTGAAAAGCAAGATTTAATTGTTATAGCAATGGGTAAGCTTGGGGCGCAAGAGCTTAATTTGTCCAGTGATATCGATCTGATTTTTGCCTTTGATGAGCAAGGTGAAAGCAATGGACGCAAATGTATCGATGTGCAACAGTTCTGTATTTTATGGGGGCAAAAGCTTATTTATTTGCTTGACCATATAACGTCTGAGGGCTTTGTATTTCGGGTGGATATGCGGCTTCGTCCGTGGGGGGATGGTTCGGCATTGGCACTGAGTCATGTGGCATTAGAAAAATATCTTAGTCAGCATGGGCGTGAATGGGAACGTTATGCATGGATTAAAGCACGGGTGGTCACGGGTGGGGCAGATGGTGAGGCTTTGCTGGCGATGACCCGACCGTTTGTGTTTCGTAAATATGTCGATTACACCGCTTTTGAAGCCATGCGAGAAATGAAAGCGATGATTGAGCGTGAGGTACAACGTCGCAATATTATTGATGATATTAAATTGGGTGCAGGCGGGATTCGTGAAGTCGAGTTTATCGTGCAAGTTTTTCAGCTGATTTATGGTGGTTCAAAACTCGAGCTACAAGATCGTCAATGTTTGCAAAGCTTGCATCATCTGGGGGAGGTCGAACTACTAGAACCAGATGCGGTCAATGACTTGGCTGATGCCTATTTATTTTTGCGTCGTGTGGAACACGCAATTCAAGCGCTGAATGATCAACAAACACAGTCTTTACCACAGGAGCCAGAGCTTCAACAACGTTTATTGATCCATCTGGGATTTGAAGATTGGGATCAGTTTATTGCTATTTTAAATCAAAAGAGACAACGGGTTATTTATCAGTTTGATCATCTGATCAAAGACAAGGCCTATGACTCACCCAATGAAAATCTGAGCCTATTGGAGCAAAAACTCGATGCCTTATTGGACCAAGATGCCCGCAATTTATTACATGAGTTTCGCTATGGTCATGCGATTAAAAAGCTTACAGCCAAAGCCATTAAGCGTTTAAAAGAATTTTGGCCACACTTAGTCGAAGCAATTTTACAGTCTGAGCAACCACAAATAGCTTTGGTTAGATTAATGCCATTGGTTGAGTCGGTCATGCGGCGTACCGTTTATTTGGTCATGCTGATTGAAAGTAAAGGTGCATTACAGCGTTTGGTCAAAATGGCAACGGTGAGTCCATGGATCTGTGAGGAGTTGACGCAATATCCTGTGTTGTTAGATGAATTTTTATCGATGGATTTTGAATTGCCACAGCGTCAAGATTTAGAAGATGCTTTAAGGCAGCAATTATTACGAATAGAGATCGATCAAGTTGAAGATCTGATGCGGGTTTTGCGTCTATTTAAAAAATCCAATGTCTTGGCTGTAGCAGCAAGTGATGTATTGGCAGAAAGTCCACTCATGAAAGTATCGGATGCCTTGACTGATATTGCAGAGGTTTCAGTACAAGCGACGTTACGATTGGCTTATCAAACAGTTGCCAAGAAGTATGGCTATCCGCTCGATGCAGAGGGGCAGCGCTGTCATTTACAGCATTTGGCCTTTGTGGTGATTGGTTATGGCAAGGTTGGGGGGATTGAGCTGGGCTATGGTTCAGATTTAGATTTGGTATTTATTCATTATTTTGATGAACAAGCAGATACCGATGGTTTAAAGCCGATTACCGGTTTTGAATTTGCCATGAAAGTCGCGCAAAAATTCCTTTCCTTTATGACCACACAGACATTGGACGGTCGTGTTTATGAAGTCGATACACGGTTAAGACCATCTGGTGAAGCGGGTTTATTGGTGACCAGCTTTAAAGCTTTTGAACAATATCAGCTCAAAAGTGCTTGGCTATGGGAACATCAAGCTTTAGTGCGAGCACGCTCGATTGCTGGAACGCAAGAATTACGTGAAAAATTTGAACAGTTACGTTGCCGTATTTTAACCATGCCACGCCAAGAACAAGATGTACGCCGTGAAGTGCTCAATATGCGGCAAAAAATGAAAGATCATTTGGGATCATCAAAAGAGCAGAAAAAACATGGAATTTTTCATTTAAAACAAGACGCAGGTGGTATCGTTGATATTGAATTTATGGCACAGTATGTAGTATTAGCTTGGAGTGGGACGAATCATGATCTCGCCCATTATTCCGACAATGTCAGAATCCTAGAAGATGCTGCTCGTGTAGGTCGCTTATCCAGTGACGATGCGACAGCACTGATTCGTGCTTATCTCTGTGAACGTGCCGAGAGCCATCGCTTAGCCCTTGCAAATCATTCGATGCAAGTACGCGCTGCAGATTGGCTAGATACCCGTCAGGTCGTTTATACGTTGTGGCAAAGATTAATAGATCCAAATGCAAATGATGCTTTGGAATGTGAATAA
- a CDS encoding branched-chain amino acid transaminase translates to MNLADRDGFIWQDGKLVDWRGAKIHVLTHTLHYSMGVFEGVRAYETDKGPAIFRLQDHTKRLLNSAKIYQMKVPFDQATLEQAQIDVVRENKLASCYIRPIIFIGSEKLGIAATDNTIHAAVAAWSWGAYLGDEAMSKGIRVKTSSFTHHHPNVTMCKAKASGNYTVSILAHQEVAQAGYDEAMLMDPQGFVCQGSGENVFLIKDGVLHTPDLAGGALDGITRQTVITLAKDLGFEVIERRITRDEFYIADEAFFTGTAAEVTPIREYDDREIGAGTRGPITEKLQQAFFDAVQGKNPKYAHWLTYVNA, encoded by the coding sequence ATGAATTTGGCTGATCGTGATGGTTTTATTTGGCAAGATGGAAAATTAGTTGACTGGCGTGGTGCAAAAATTCATGTGCTGACGCATACCTTGCATTATAGTATGGGTGTGTTTGAGGGTGTCAGAGCATATGAAACTGACAAAGGTCCTGCCATTTTCCGCTTACAAGACCATACCAAACGGTTATTAAATTCCGCGAAAATTTATCAAATGAAAGTACCTTTCGATCAAGCTACGCTCGAGCAAGCACAGATCGATGTGGTACGCGAAAATAAACTCGCATCTTGCTATATTCGTCCTATTATTTTTATCGGTTCAGAAAAGCTTGGAATTGCTGCCACAGACAACACTATTCATGCAGCAGTTGCAGCATGGAGTTGGGGAGCTTATCTAGGCGATGAAGCGATGAGTAAGGGGATTCGTGTGAAAACCTCATCCTTTACCCACCATCATCCGAATGTCACCATGTGTAAAGCGAAAGCGTCTGGTAACTATACGGTTTCGATTTTAGCGCATCAAGAAGTTGCCCAAGCAGGTTATGACGAAGCAATGTTAATGGATCCGCAAGGTTTTGTATGCCAAGGTTCTGGTGAAAACGTTTTCTTAATTAAAGATGGCGTCTTACATACGCCAGATTTGGCGGGTGGCGCATTAGATGGTATTACCCGTCAAACGGTCATTACGTTAGCCAAAGACCTTGGCTTTGAGGTGATCGAACGCCGTATTACCCGTGATGAGTTTTATATTGCGGATGAGGCTTTCTTTACTGGCACTGCAGCTGAAGTTACACCGATCCGTGAATATGATGATCGTGAAATTGGTGCAGGCACACGGGGACCGATTACAGAAAAATTGCAACAAGCATTCTTCGATGCAGTACAAGGGAAAAATCCTAAATATGCGCATTGGTTGACCTATGTCAATGCCTAA
- a CDS encoding ELM1/GtrOC1 family putative glycosyltransferase — MHILSVSDGKAGHRSQALGLIYAMQQQSAGIQYQEVSIDDLSVFKILSARQCIDRIGLVAIPDLIVGVGSHTQLKVWLLAKIFPAAQSVIIMKPNLPLWCFDYVIVPEHDAITASQRVITTLGALNTLSNQQRHQASHLLIALGGPAKRYQWQDQNILEAVEGIICANPKAQIKLTTSRRTPSSILTQLSALQKNYANIEIFPVSQTPQGWLAEQLQHAEAAWVTEDSVSMLYEAMTAGCRVGVIFMPRLRRDRITLAIDKLLKSSAISADYNLEKLPKATDLNEAHRVAALLLKNVSNFT; from the coding sequence ATGCATATACTATCTGTTAGTGATGGAAAAGCGGGTCATCGTTCACAAGCACTAGGTTTGATCTATGCCATGCAACAGCAATCTGCAGGGATTCAATATCAAGAAGTTTCTATTGATGATTTATCTGTATTCAAAATATTGAGTGCGCGTCAGTGTATTGACCGCATTGGGTTGGTGGCAATTCCAGATTTAATTGTGGGTGTCGGAAGTCATACACAGCTCAAAGTTTGGTTATTGGCAAAAATATTTCCCGCAGCCCAAAGCGTGATTATAATGAAGCCCAATTTACCGCTGTGGTGTTTCGATTATGTGATTGTTCCCGAACATGATGCGATCACGGCATCACAACGGGTCATTACCACATTGGGGGCTTTAAATACATTAAGCAATCAACAGCGTCATCAAGCCAGCCATCTTCTGATTGCCTTAGGCGGTCCCGCCAAGCGTTATCAATGGCAAGATCAGAACATTTTAGAGGCTGTTGAAGGGATTATTTGTGCTAATCCAAAGGCACAGATTAAACTGACAACCTCAAGACGCACGCCCAGTTCTATCCTGACGCAACTATCGGCATTGCAAAAAAACTATGCAAATATTGAGATATTTCCTGTATCACAAACACCGCAGGGATGGTTGGCAGAGCAATTACAACACGCCGAAGCGGCCTGGGTAACCGAAGATAGCGTTTCGATGTTGTATGAGGCAATGACTGCTGGGTGTCGTGTCGGTGTGATTTTTATGCCGCGGCTTCGTCGTGATCGTATTACGCTGGCAATCGATAAATTATTAAAATCCTCTGCTATTTCAGCAGATTATAATTTGGAAAAATTGCCTAAAGCGACAGATTTAAATGAAGCACATCGTGTTGCAGCTTTACTGCTTAAAAATGTGTCGAATTTCACATAA
- a CDS encoding phosphoethanolamine transferase has product MFAVFIKISFALLISIIYAYGLGFFDAFNRPKEYLPYLAVTLLSTLFLCYLQNMRIIYRIIYAAIFLLLSLYIATGTGIQQGHMSLGIIASVFQSDQNEALEFLSVVHYKFIFYAVLSYVLLLVFLFYKQEDHVFQCNSKLHKIILAMALFLNATTVFALETTRAIYLYKKEEKFLNEYNQKDFDWKIKQVNVDYQTQVFIIGESVQRNYLSLYGYQYKTTPFLDQMPLTYIENYIAAAPNTAASLVRTLAVSDGQQMIQPAMNVVRLANQAGYNTIWISNQGFMGKNDTAVSKTAQHAQHKLFLKTGNYRSNNIDDDEMLPLLQQQLKKYPKQNNIIFIHMMGSHPDSCERLFNSPLLYTEHHKALSCYLSSIYKLDHFIEGVYEILKQQNRSFKIHYFSDHGMSVDEDSIVVDNQYKHNYQVPYIILSSDAKQKTKIAKTVSAQDFIDIFAAQIGVTTPYLKPNYTLEHIPDNPNVTVFNWDELIPYNQLLD; this is encoded by the coding sequence GTGTTTGCTGTTTTTATAAAAATATCTTTTGCACTCTTAATCTCTATTATTTACGCCTACGGTTTAGGCTTTTTTGATGCTTTTAATCGCCCCAAAGAATATTTACCTTATTTGGCTGTGACTTTATTGAGTACACTTTTTTTATGTTATTTACAAAATATGCGAATAATTTATCGCATTATTTATGCAGCTATTTTTTTACTATTAAGTCTTTATATTGCAACAGGGACTGGTATTCAACAAGGTCATATGTCTTTGGGCATCATCGCTTCAGTTTTTCAGTCAGATCAGAATGAAGCCTTAGAATTTTTATCTGTTGTCCATTATAAATTTATTTTTTATGCAGTACTAAGTTATGTGTTGTTATTGGTTTTTTTGTTCTATAAACAAGAAGATCATGTATTTCAGTGTAATAGTAAATTACATAAAATTATATTGGCTATGGCTTTGTTTTTAAATGCCACGACAGTATTTGCATTAGAAACCACACGGGCAATTTATTTATATAAAAAAGAAGAAAAATTTTTGAATGAATATAATCAAAAAGATTTTGACTGGAAAATAAAGCAAGTCAATGTTGATTACCAAACGCAGGTTTTTATTATTGGTGAAAGTGTGCAACGTAATTATTTATCACTCTATGGTTATCAATATAAAACCACACCATTTTTAGACCAGATGCCGCTCACTTATATTGAAAATTATATTGCCGCAGCTCCCAATACGGCTGCAAGTTTGGTACGTACCTTGGCGGTATCTGATGGACAGCAGATGATTCAGCCAGCCATGAATGTTGTGCGTTTAGCCAATCAAGCGGGTTACAATACGATTTGGATTTCAAATCAAGGTTTTATGGGGAAGAATGATACAGCTGTATCTAAAACAGCACAGCATGCTCAACATAAGCTATTTTTGAAAACAGGTAATTATCGCTCAAATAATATAGATGATGATGAGATGTTGCCTCTATTACAACAGCAGTTAAAAAAGTATCCTAAGCAAAATAATATAATTTTTATACATATGATGGGCTCACATCCAGATAGTTGCGAGCGATTATTCAATAGTCCATTACTGTATACGGAGCATCACAAAGCTTTGAGCTGCTATTTATCTAGTATTTATAAGCTAGATCATTTTATTGAAGGTGTTTATGAAATTTTAAAACAACAAAACAGAAGTTTTAAAATTCATTATTTTTCAGATCATGGTATGAGTGTTGATGAGGACAGCATTGTGGTGGATAACCAGTATAAGCATAATTATCAAGTACCTTATATTATCTTGAGTAGTGATGCCAAACAAAAAACTAAAATAGCTAAGACGGTCAGTGCACAAGATTTTATTGATATTTTTGCAGCACAAATAGGTGTCACTACGCCTTATCTAAAGCCCAATTATACTTTAGAGCATATTCCGGATAATCCTAATGTCACCGTATTTAATTGGGATGAGCTTATTCCATATAACCAATTATTAGATTAA
- a CDS encoding phosphoethanolamine transferase: MSFFQSIKPKTQTITFIAYCIILLIPSAIISGDGFVKALYPLLFLLGLIAHTRRFFWITLPFFILSPAVIYYEIVYDSPTDITLWFTLLGSSQSEASAYLSSINIALSTTLLLAYACMLVVFIRFIPNQKIKLPIWLRILFLCLVFIPIARYIKTEGDSQQKFLNVYRHYKQSYPLNILFGYQAAHLEVNRVKQFIANQDKIQCSIQSSNTAAPATTTVVVIGESARRDRLSLYGYQTNNTTPRLNQRRDDLWVFDNMVSGAFITSRSVPALLTGRVEDNDHLYPSFINAMNAAGYKTYWFSAQAKFGEFDSLVSAYASAAQQHKFLNQHSYSTSLHDFYDEELLPDLDQALAENKDQNKLIVLHFYGSHADFRRRYPKQFDIFKDPYDNSIAYTDYLLDQVIQKLEKQGGLSNMLYVSDHGLNLGQCQDNPSGHLDMKSNYDVPFIMWASPAWKKQNPTWSQQLKQAEQQALSAENIFPTLLDSAEIHCQNQSNQLSILNPQRPQHARKVLTLMQTVDYDQATDDDECHLVPHTK; the protein is encoded by the coding sequence ATGTCATTCTTTCAATCAATAAAACCCAAAACACAGACTATTACTTTTATTGCGTACTGCATTATTTTATTAATTCCTTCTGCGATTATTTCTGGGGATGGTTTCGTTAAAGCGCTCTACCCATTACTGTTTTTATTGGGATTGATTGCACATACGCGACGTTTCTTTTGGATCACCCTACCTTTTTTTATTCTTAGTCCTGCGGTGATTTATTATGAAATCGTTTATGACTCTCCGACAGACATTACCTTATGGTTCACCTTATTAGGCAGTTCTCAATCAGAAGCCAGTGCCTACTTAAGTTCCATTAATATTGCTTTAAGTACAACGCTATTACTGGCTTATGCCTGTATGCTGGTTGTTTTTATCCGCTTTATCCCAAATCAAAAAATTAAGCTACCGATTTGGTTACGTATTCTATTCCTCTGTTTGGTCTTTATTCCAATTGCACGCTATATAAAAACCGAAGGCGACTCTCAACAAAAGTTTCTCAATGTTTATCGACATTATAAGCAATCTTATCCACTCAATATTTTGTTTGGTTATCAAGCCGCTCATTTAGAAGTTAATCGTGTTAAACAGTTCATTGCCAATCAAGACAAAATTCAATGCAGTATACAAAGCTCAAATACCGCAGCCCCTGCCACAACGACTGTGGTGGTGATTGGTGAGAGCGCGCGTCGTGATCGTTTAAGTTTATATGGTTATCAAACCAATAATACTACGCCGCGACTCAACCAACGTCGAGATGATTTATGGGTCTTTGATAATATGGTCTCTGGTGCTTTTATTACCAGTCGTTCTGTTCCTGCCTTACTCACAGGTCGTGTAGAAGATAACGATCATCTCTATCCATCCTTTATTAATGCGATGAATGCTGCAGGTTATAAAACATATTGGTTTAGTGCACAGGCAAAATTCGGCGAGTTTGATTCTTTAGTTTCTGCCTATGCCTCAGCAGCGCAACAACATAAATTTCTAAATCAGCACTCATATTCAACATCTTTGCATGACTTTTATGACGAAGAATTATTACCTGATTTAGACCAAGCGCTGGCCGAAAACAAAGATCAAAATAAATTAATCGTGCTACATTTCTATGGCTCACATGCCGATTTTAGACGACGCTACCCCAAACAATTTGATATATTTAAAGACCCCTACGATAACTCTATTGCTTATACCGACTATCTTTTAGATCAAGTGATTCAAAAATTAGAAAAACAAGGGGGATTAAGCAATATGCTCTATGTATCCGACCACGGCTTAAATCTGGGTCAATGTCAAGATAATCCTAGCGGTCATTTGGATATGAAGTCCAATTATGATGTGCCTTTTATTATGTGGGCATCTCCCGCTTGGAAAAAACAAAATCCCACTTGGAGTCAACAGCTGAAACAAGCCGAGCAGCAAGCCTTATCTGCTGAGAATATCTTTCCAACGCTATTAGATAGCGCGGAAATACACTGTCAAAATCAAAGTAATCAGTTGTCTATTTTAAACCCTCAAAGACCACAGCATGCTCGTAAAGTCCTTACCCTGATGCAAACAGTAGACTACGATCAAGCCACTGATGATGATGAATGTCACTTAGTACCCCATACCAAGTAA
- a CDS encoding glycosyltransferase family protein, with protein MKILHIANFGFNKQAAHFYCTDRKISAGLIENGHFVYDFSFRDMARMGTIFKTKKLGAKWANREVLKIVQNLEPELILIGHTDLMSAEVLKQIKQDYPTIKIAFWYVDPLYLEHKLNFVYDFAPYLDAIFCTTGGEYLQKLKQPHLKVAYFPNVGHRNVEQLQQFDKAKTTQTFIFCGVVYKEPEREKFLTDLDHILTEAHIQHHFYGCFGQAGVYGKHYYKALSDAKMGLNYSRRNDVCLYSSDRIVQLTGNGLLTFSPRIPKFKQLYNDDEVVYFDDQFDLAEKIKYYSTHPEQAKRIAELGWLKTRHSFNAQRITQFMIELIFALPFSQAYEWADEVY; from the coding sequence ATGAAAATTCTACATATTGCGAATTTTGGTTTTAATAAGCAAGCAGCGCATTTTTATTGTACAGATCGTAAAATTTCTGCTGGTTTAATTGAAAATGGACATTTTGTTTATGATTTCAGCTTTCGTGATATGGCACGCATGGGAACAATTTTTAAAACCAAAAAATTGGGTGCAAAATGGGCTAATCGAGAAGTCTTAAAAATTGTGCAAAATCTAGAACCCGAACTGATACTGATTGGTCACACCGATTTAATGAGTGCTGAGGTTCTTAAACAAATCAAGCAAGATTATCCAACAATTAAGATCGCATTCTGGTATGTCGATCCACTGTATTTAGAGCATAAACTTAATTTTGTGTATGATTTCGCACCGTATCTTGATGCTATATTTTGCACGACCGGAGGGGAATATTTACAAAAACTCAAACAGCCACATTTAAAAGTTGCGTATTTTCCGAATGTTGGGCATCGCAATGTTGAACAGTTGCAGCAATTTGATAAAGCAAAAACCACGCAGACGTTTATTTTTTGTGGCGTGGTCTATAAAGAACCCGAGCGTGAAAAATTCCTGACTGATTTAGATCATATTTTAACAGAAGCTCATATCCAACATCATTTTTATGGTTGCTTCGGGCAAGCTGGCGTATATGGAAAGCATTATTATAAGGCCTTATCTGATGCTAAAATGGGATTAAATTATTCTCGCCGTAATGATGTGTGTTTATATAGCTCAGATCGAATTGTACAATTAACGGGTAATGGTCTATTAACTTTTAGCCCTCGGATTCCCAAATTTAAACAGCTCTACAATGATGATGAAGTGGTTTATTTTGATGATCAATTTGATCTGGCAGAGAAGATTAAATACTATTCTACCCATCCTGAACAAGCCAAGCGGATTGCTGAATTAGGTTGGCTAAAAACACGTCATAGCTTTAACGCACAACGTATAACACAGTTTATGATAGAGCTCATTTTCGCTTTGCCATTTTCACAAGCCTACGAATGGGCAGATGAGGTATATTAA